The genomic region GACCATTTGTCGTGAGATCGGTCAGCGCGAAACCGGCATCCCTCGTCAGGATCGGCATCGTGCCTGCCTTTGCCGCCGCATAGTGAAAACCCTCTACCAGATTGAGCGCACTGTTGCGGTTAGGAACGATGGCGGCCCTTTTTTCAAGGCGCTGAGGGCAATGTCATTTTCGGTCACCGTTATCGATACGACTGCGATCTCTGCAAGCCGCAGAAATTCCCGGATCTGAGCCTCGGTTTCGGCCATCGGAATCTGTTTCTTGCGACAGATGGCGGCCGACGCCTCCCGTACAGCAAGCACGGACATGACGCGCTTGCATCAACAAGACGCAGGCCGTGCGGCGCGCACTTGAAACCGAGCTTCGCCGCACAGATGAAAGCTCTCTGCGTGAGCGTTTAAGGCCACTGCAGGACAAGATCGCCTCGTATCGGGATAGTGACGTCGTTCTCGCTAAGAAGTTTCCTCCATCAGCTAAAAAACTTCAGAAGAACTGGAATAAAATCTCACGGACAGTCGTATACTCAATCATGGAACGGACAGAACGGCCATTCGACGTCATCGGGCAGCTTGCGGCGCTGAGGCGCTATGCGCGTGCGTTGGTGCGCAATTCGGATGACGCCGAAGATCTTGTCCATGATGCGCTGGTGCGCGCCTTCGAGAAGCGGCAGAGCTTTAGGCGCGGCGGCAATCTGAGGACCTGGCTGCTTTCCATTCTCCACAACGTCCATATCGACCGGGTTCGTCAGAACCGGTCCATAACGCGCAGGCACGATAAGGCAGCCGTCGAGGCAGACCAGTCGCTGCCGGCGGGACAGGAACATGCGGTGCGTCTTCAGCAGGTTCGTGATGCTTTCTTCGACCTGCCGGAAGAACAGCGCGAAGCACTGCATCTCGTGGCGATCGAGGATCTTTCCTACCAGGAAGCCGCGGCCTCGCTCGGCATTCCGGTCGGAACGCTGATGTCGCGCATCGCGCGCGCCCGGGCCCAGCTTCGCGAATTCGAGGCAGCGACGCCGCGTGCCTCACACCTGAGGTTAATCGGAAGGAACGGCAATGAAAGCAGTTGATCCGATCATCGATGCCGATCTCGACGCCTATGTGGATGGCGAACTGGACGTGGCACGCCGCATCCAGGTGGAGTCTTATCTCTCCGAGAATCCGGCGATTGCCGCAAAGGTAATGGCCGATCTCAGCATCAAGGGCGAGCTGCGTCTGGCGCTCGCCGGAGAGAACGCCTTTGGCCGGATCGAGACCCGCGATGCCGCACGACGTCTGGAGCGGGGTCTTTCTTACGGCCGTATCCTTCATTCGGTTCAGCGAATTGCCGCCGTCGGCATCCTCGTGATGGCAGGCTGGGTGGCGCATACATCCTTTGGTGCCTTTACGGCGACGGAGGTGGCCGCATCCGTTCCGGCCCCGCCCTACGTCGAGGATGCGGTGCGCGCCTACCAGACAGCCAAGCTTCGCGAAACGATGCCTTCGCAGCCGGCGGCGCAATATAATGCCGACGACATTCGTGCGGCGACCGCAATCGCGATGCCGGAGCTCCCGAAAGACTGGAAGGTTTCCGATGTCCAGATCTTTCCGTCTGAGTTCGGCCCCAGTGTCGAAATGGCAATCCGGGAACCGGATGGGAAGCGGCTTTCGCTTTTTGCCGTGCGGCCCGGCGCGTTTGCTGTTCAGCCGGTCAGCCATCTGGCGCTCGACAATGCTGAAGCTGCTTACTGGCAGATCGGCGAGGTCGCCTATGCGCTGATTGCCAGTGACAAGGATCTTGAACTCGACCGGGCTGCCGAAGGGCTCGCCCGTTCGCTCTACTAGTGTCAACCCGAGGAGATTAACATGAATCCGAACAATCCGCGATACGGCTACGGCACCGCCGCAGGCTCGCAGGCTGTCTTCGACGAAGGCCTGCGCCAGCATATGCTGCGCGTTTACAACTACATGGGTCTCGGCCTGGTCATCACCGGGATCGTCGCCTTCATCGTCGGCAGCACGCCGGCCCTTTACGTGCCGATCTTCCAGTCGCCCTTGAAGTGGGTGGTGATGCTCGCGCCGCTTGCCTTCGTCTTCTTCTTCACGTTCCGCATCCAGACGATGTCGGCAAGTGCTGCGCAGATGACTTTCTGGGCGTTCTGCGCGGTCATGGGACTGTCGCTTGCCTCGGTGTTCCTGGTCTTTACCGGCACGAGCATCGCGCGCACTTTCTTCATCGCCGCGACGATGTTCGGCGCGACCAGTCTCTATGGCTACGCGACAAAGCGTGATCTTTCACGTTTCGGCTCGTTTCTCATCATGGGTCTGATCGGCGTCATCATCGCCAGCATCGTCAACCTCTTCCTGGGTTCGAGTGCGCTGCAGTTCGCCATTTCGGTGATCGGTATCGTCGTCTTCGTCGGCCTGACCGCCTGGGACACGCAGAACATCAAGGAACAGTTTTCGGAAAATCACGATCAGGAATCGAACCAGAAGCTTGCTGTCTTCGGCGCGCTCTCGCTCTATCTGAACTTCGTGAACATCTTCCAGCTCCTGCTGAACTTCACGGGCGAGCGGGAATAAAGACTGCGCTTCTGGGGGCAATGGAAGCGCAAGAACGCTCGGTCCGTAGTCTGTGACAGGATGGCGGGCCGGGCGTTCACTGAAAAAAAGACGGCCGGGCCACATGCCCGGCCGTCTTCGTTGTGTCAGATGATACCCCAGGCGCGGTAGCGTCCGCGGCCGGTGATTTCGCGGATGCCGATCTCGTTGAGAAGATTGAGTGCGCCCCGGCTCGTCACCCGCAACTGACGGGCAACCATCGTCGAGGAAACCATGGGCCGCGAAAGGACGAATTCCGCAAGCTGCGGCAGGCTGCTGTTCGAGCGGCGATCCCTGAACCGCAGTTCCATCTGGGTGCGGGCAAGGGATAAACGATCCATATCCTTCAGGCCGGTCGCCGCACTCTCACGCATTGCCTCCAGGAAGGCGAGCAGCCGCGTCGCCCGATCGCGCGAGCGGCGGCGCTCATGGCGGATTACCTTCAATCCGGCATAGAAGGAAAAGAGATGAGAGGTGACCTTGCCCCGCGATCGCAGATAGCTTGAAACCAGAAGGCCGCCCAGCCAGTGCTGACGCCGAAGCGGTTCGGTTCTCTCCCAGGCCTCGAAAAGGATGGCTGCGCCTAAGGCGGCAGGCAACTCCTCGGCAAGCGGAATGACCGCACGCCAATCGGATAGACGCTGGGCCTCGTCCCATTCATCGTCGCCGAACAGGCCAAGCGGATCGCCAGGCGTCTCCTTCGGCCTTTCTTCCACCTTTGAACCTCTGCCGAGATGAGTGTCGAGCAATCGCTGAGAGCGCGCGAGCACGGCGTCGATCTCGGCAAGTTCCATCGACAGCAGCGCTTCGCCTTCGTCCTTTTCCTCTTCAGGCGACGCCAGCCTTGCCTCGGGTGCGCGCCCGGCATCTTCTAGACCGGCGCCGGCAAGTACATTCAATCCGGCGCCACTCAGCGCCCAGATGGGGTCGGCCGTCCAGATGCGACGTCGTGCGCGCAGCACGGCATGGGCAATCGTCAGCTCGTGGCTCGGCGTCCGGCTGTCCATATGCGCGTCATGCAGCACCAGGTCTTCGACATGCACGAGTTCTCCGGCAACCCAGAGCGCGCCTGCAGCGTCGAAAAAGTGGCCGCGTTCGGCAAAACCAGCGCCGACCGGCGAACGGGCCACCCTCTCATCCAGCCTGGCCAGCATATCCTCCGCCAGCGCGAATGCGGGCAGCAGGCTCTTCAGCAGGGTATTGTCGATTTCGTAGCGCATCTTATCGGCCGGAAGTCATCTTGATGTTTACTTCCGCTATTTGTGGGATGATTCGCAATAGACCTGCTGCGAATTCTCAGGATGCCGGGCTGAAACGGGCAACGAGCGCATGGCGGTCGCCGGGATAGGTAAGGCGCACATGCGTCACAGGCCCGGCACTGCTCCAGGTGCGGCGCTCGATGACGAGGCAGGCCGCAGAGCGGGGAATGTCGAGTGCTGCGGCTTCCTCAGCACCAGCCGCAAACGCGTAAATCTTGTGCTCCGCCTTGCTCCACGGAACCTGTTTTAGAAGCCAGGGGCCAGGCGCGATTGCGCCGAAGTCGGCATCAATCGCTTCGGGAACGCTGCCAAGATTGATCAGGCGCTCTTCCAGACAGAAAGGCCGGGTCCCCGCAAAATGGACGCAAACGACCTCTTTAACGAGACCGCCGACCGGAAGATCGAGCTTGTCATCCGCCTTTGTTTTGCGGCTCGCGTTTTTTATGACCGAATAGGCGTACGGCAAGTTCAGCGATTGAACTTCTGCTTTGATGTCGTGGATTTCCAGCACAGCGGACTGCGACTGCGGCTGGGTGACGAAGCTGCCGGACTTCTTGCGGCGCTCGATCAACCCGGCCTTCGCCAACTGCGTCAGCACTTTGTTGACGGTCATTCGTGAGCAATCGTATTGCGCAGCGAGATCGACCTCGAACGGGATGCGAAAGCCCGGCGGCCACTCGCCCGAAACGATGCGACCTTCGATCTCGCTCAAAATGCGCTGATGCAGGGTCGGATCCTTGCTGCCGTTCATCATTCTCTCCGCGTCGCGCCACCTGCTCTATTGCGAATGCACCAGCAAGGAAAGACTTAGGCGGCAAGCATTTCGCCCATCGCAGCGAGGAAACGCCGACTGATCGCCTCACGCTGGCGATGACGGCCGCCTTCGACCTGTTTGCGGCCAACGGCCCAGAGGCAATCGACAGCGACGCTGCCGGCGAATATCCAGTGGTCGAGGATTTGATCATGTGCGAGATAAGGCACCTTGCTGCAATCAAGCGCGACGATATCCGCATAATTGCCTTCAGCGAGGCCAGCGGCAGCACCGAGCGCCGTACCACCACCTAAAAGCGCCTGATCGAACAGCGTGCGGCCCGTCGAGCCGTTGGTACCTGCAATCACGTTGCGGGCCTGAAGCACCAGGCGTTCGGAATATTCGAGCTGGCGGAGTTCCCCGGCAAGCGTAATCTGGACATTCGAGTCCGAACCAATGCCATAACGCCCGCCCTCTTCGAGAAAGATCGGCGCTGGAAAAACTCCGTCGCCGAGATTGGCTTCAGTGATGGGGCATAGACCGGCGACCGATCCGCTTTTGGCCATGCGCCGGGTTTCATCCTCGGTCATGTGGGTAGCATGGATGAGGCACCAGCTGCGGTCGACGGGCGCATGCTCAAGGAGCCACTCGATGGGTCTTGCGCCTGACCAAGCGATGCAATCGTCCACTTCCTTGACCTGTTCGGCGACGTGGATGTGGACCGGACCGCCTTCTGCAAGCGGCAGGAGCTTTGCCAACTCATCAGGCGTGACGGCGCGAAGGCTGTGTGGCGCAATACCAATCTTTGCGCCTTCCAGCTTGCGGGCGATCATGTGAGCTCGCTCCATCAGCTTTCCGAAGCTCTCAAGCGAGTTGATGAAGCGCCGCTGGCCCTCGAGGGGAGCAGCACCGCCGAAGCTCGAATGCGCGTAAAAGACCGGCAGCAATGTCAGGCCGATACCGGCCGTCTCGCTCGCCGCGCCGATGCGTTCCGCCAACTCCGCAATATTGGCATAAGGGCTTCCGTCCTTGTCATGATGCAGATAGTGGAATTCGCCGACGCGCGAAAAGCCGGCTTCAAGCATTTCCATGTAAAGCTGTGCGGCAACGGCCTCGACATGCTGCGGCGTCATCGAAAGCGCGAACCTGTACATGACCGCCCGCCAACTCCAGAAGCTGTCATTTGCAGGACCACGGACTTCAGCAAGGCCCGCCATGGCACGCTGGAATGCATGGCTGTGCAGGTTGGGCATCGCGGGAACAAGGAGGTTGTGGCACTCGTCGCTCACCTCGGCCTTCGCGCCGACCTCAACCTTCGCGATAAGGCCGCCATCAATTGTGAGACGCACGTCGCTTTGCCACCCCTCAGGCAGGAGCGCAGTCGCCGCATGAAGTATCGTCATCGCCTTTTCCCTTACTGTTGGGCCTTCCATCTTTCTTTTCCATGGAAACGCCCAAATTTCCACTTGTCACCCGATTATTATGTATATACATGTTTCGACCTAAGGAAAGGCGTAAAGCTGATGAGCGGGAACAAACTTTTTGCGCGGGAGCAGAGACCGAGCCTCTGGCGAAATGGCCGGCTCGCGACGCTCGATCCGGGTCAGCCGGGGCTGGGTATTGTTGAAAAAGGCGCGATCGTCACGGAAAACGGCCGAATCCGCTATGCCGGCCCGGAGGGCGAATTGCCGGTTTCCGTCATCGAACGTGCCGAAATCATCGACCTTGAGGGCCGCTGGGTGACGCCGGGGCTCGTCGATTGCCACACCCACATCGTTCATGGCGGTAACCGGGCGCGCGAATTCGAAATGCGCCTCGACGGCGCCACCTATGAAGAGATTGCCCGCGCCGGCGGTGGCATCGTCTCCTCGGTCAAGGCGACGAATGCGCTTTCTGTCGAAGGCCTTGTGCAAGCTTCCCTGCCCCGCCTCGATACGTTGCTTTGCGAGGGGGTGACGACGATCGAGATCAAGTCGGGCTACGGCCTCAGCATCGCTGGCGAAGTCAAGATGCTGGAGGCTGCCCGTGTTCTCGGCAGTATGCGGCCGGTGCGCGTCAAGACGAGCTATCTCGGCGCTCATGCCACACCCGCCGAATACAAGGACCGAAATCGCGACTATATAGCCGAAATCGTGCTGCCCGCTCTCGATGAGGCACACGCCAAAGGCCTTGTCGATGCCGTCGACGGGTTCTGCGAAGGCATAGCCTTCTCAACGGAAGAGATCGGCCTTGTCTTTGATCGCGCCGAGGCGCTTGGCCTTCCGGTGAAGCTGCATGCCGAGCAGTTGTCCAATCTCGGCGGAGCTGCACTTGCCGCTGATTATGGTGCGCTTTCGGCGGATCATCTCGAGTATCTCGACGATGACGGCGTGGTCGCCATGGCGGCAGCCGGAACCGTCGCGGTGCTGCTGCCCGGCGCATACTATTCCATCAATGAAAAACAGAAACCACCCGTGAAGGCGCTGCGCGCAGCCGGTGTTCCGATCGCGCTCGCGACGGATTGCAACCCGGGCACATCACCTCTCACCTCCCTGCTTTTGACGATGAATATGTCGGCGACGCTCTTCGGCCTGACGGTTGAGGAGTGTATTGCAGGGGTCACACGTGAAGGCGCTCGCGCACTCGGCATTGTTGCCGAAACGGGAACAATACAGGCGGAAAAATCCGCCGATCTTGCCATCTGGGAGATCGAAAGCCTGGCCGAACTTGTCTATCGCATCGGCTTCAACCCGCTCTTTGCGCGTGTCTTCAAGGGCGAAAGGATCGACCGTTGACCATCATTCTCCACCCAGGTTCCGTTTCGCTGAAACAGCTGGAAAAAATTTACTGGACCGGCGAACCGGCAGAACTCGATCCCGCATTTGATGCCGGCATAAACAAGGCGGCGGCGCGCATAGCAGAGATCGCCGCCGGCAATGCGCCCGTCTACGGCATCAATACCGGCTTCGGAAAACTCGCTTCGATTAAGATCGACAGTGCCGATGTCGCCACACTTCAGCGCAATCTCATCCTCTCGCATTGCTGTGGTGTGGGCGCGCCGCTGCCCGAAAATATCGTGCGTCTCGTCATGGCGCTGAAGCTCGTGTCACTCGGCCGCGGCGCCTCCGGCGTGCGACTGGAGCTAGTGCGGCTGATCGAAGCAATGCTCGACAAGGGCGTCATACCGGTCATTCCGGAGAAAGGTTCTGTCGGCGCCTCGGGCGATCTTGCGCCGCTTGCCCATCTGGCGGCCGTGATGATGGGAGAGGCCGAAGCCTACTTCAAAGGCGAGCGGCTTCCAGGCGCACAAGCCTTGAACAAAGCGGGCCTTACGCCGGTCGTTCTCGCCGCAAAAGAAGGCCTTGCGCTGATCAACGGCACGCAGACCTCAACCGCACTTACACTTGCCGGCCTGTTCCGTGCGCATCGTGCCGCCCATGCGGCCCTGATCACCGGCGCCATGTCCACCGATGCGGCCATGGGCTCTTCGGCACCGTTCCATCCGGATATCCACACGCTTCGTGGTCATCGCGGCCAGATCGACACGGCCGCGGCTTTGCGGGCGCTGCTTGAAGGCTCCATTATCCGTGAAAGCCATATTGAGGGTGACGAGCGGGTGCAGGACCCCTATTGCATTCGTTGTCAGCCGCAAGTCGATGGCGCCTGCCTCGATCTTCTCCGCTCGGTCGCGCGCACGCTCGAAATCGAATCCAATGCAGTGACCGACAATCCGTTGGTGCTTTCCGACAACTCCGTCGTTTCCGGCGGCAACTTCCATGCGGAGCCGATCGCCTTTGCCGCCGATCAGATCGCGCTTGCGGTCTGCGAGGTCGGTGCAATTTCGCAGCGCCGTGTCGCGCTACTCGTCGACCCGGCTCTATCTTACGGGCTTCCAGCCTTCCTCGCCAAGAAGCCAGGGCTCAATTCCGGTTTGATGATAGCAGAGGTCACCTCTGCCGCGCTGATGTCCGAAAACAAGCAGATGTCGCATCCAGCTTCCGTCGACTCGACGCCGACTTCGGCGAACCAGGAAGACCATGTTTCCATGGCCTGCCATGGTGCACGCCGTCTGTTGCAGATGACCGAAAACCTCTTCGGCATCATCGGCATCGAGGCATTGACGGCCGCACAAGGCGTAGAATTACGCGCACCGCTTGCGACCAGCCCTGAACTGCAAAAGGCGATCGCTGCCATCCGCAATGTGGTGCCGACGCTGGAGGTCGATCGCTACATGGCGGGCGATCTGCAAGCCGTCAGCGAACTTGTTGCAAGCGGCGCATTGAACGCGTCGGTTTGCGAAAACATCCTTCCGTCCCTGGAGATTTGAGATGACCAATCCCCGTCATAACATCCGCGAAATCCGGGCACCTCGCGGACCGGAGCTCATTGCCAAGAGCTGGATGACCGAAGCGCCGCTTCGCATGCTGATGAACAATCTAGATCCTGATGTGGCGGAAAATCCGAACGAACTCGTCGTCTATGGCGGCATCGGCCGCGCCGCCCGCACCTGGGAGGATTTCGACCGCATCGTCGCGACGTTGAAGACGCTTACCGAAGACGAGACGCT from Rhizobium gallicum bv. gallicum R602sp harbors:
- the hutC gene encoding histidine utilization repressor; this translates as MNGSKDPTLHQRILSEIEGRIVSGEWPPGFRIPFEVDLAAQYDCSRMTVNKVLTQLAKAGLIERRKKSGSFVTQPQSQSAVLEIHDIKAEVQSLNLPYAYSVIKNASRKTKADDKLDLPVGGLVKEVVCVHFAGTRPFCLEERLINLGSVPEAIDADFGAIAPGPWLLKQVPWSKAEHKIYAFAAGAEEAAALDIPRSAACLVIERRTWSSAGPVTHVRLTYPGDRHALVARFSPAS
- a CDS encoding formimidoylglutamate deiminase, which translates into the protein MTILHAATALLPEGWQSDVRLTIDGGLIAKVEVGAKAEVSDECHNLLVPAMPNLHSHAFQRAMAGLAEVRGPANDSFWSWRAVMYRFALSMTPQHVEAVAAQLYMEMLEAGFSRVGEFHYLHHDKDGSPYANIAELAERIGAASETAGIGLTLLPVFYAHSSFGGAAPLEGQRRFINSLESFGKLMERAHMIARKLEGAKIGIAPHSLRAVTPDELAKLLPLAEGGPVHIHVAEQVKEVDDCIAWSGARPIEWLLEHAPVDRSWCLIHATHMTEDETRRMAKSGSVAGLCPITEANLGDGVFPAPIFLEEGGRYGIGSDSNVQITLAGELRQLEYSERLVLQARNVIAGTNGSTGRTLFDQALLGGGTALGAAAGLAEGNYADIVALDCSKVPYLAHDQILDHWIFAGSVAVDCLWAVGRKQVEGGRHRQREAISRRFLAAMGEMLAA
- the hutI gene encoding imidazolonepropionase; this encodes MSGNKLFAREQRPSLWRNGRLATLDPGQPGLGIVEKGAIVTENGRIRYAGPEGELPVSVIERAEIIDLEGRWVTPGLVDCHTHIVHGGNRAREFEMRLDGATYEEIARAGGGIVSSVKATNALSVEGLVQASLPRLDTLLCEGVTTIEIKSGYGLSIAGEVKMLEAARVLGSMRPVRVKTSYLGAHATPAEYKDRNRDYIAEIVLPALDEAHAKGLVDAVDGFCEGIAFSTEEIGLVFDRAEALGLPVKLHAEQLSNLGGAALAADYGALSADHLEYLDDDGVVAMAAAGTVAVLLPGAYYSINEKQKPPVKALRAAGVPIALATDCNPGTSPLTSLLLTMNMSATLFGLTVEECIAGVTREGARALGIVAETGTIQAEKSADLAIWEIESLAELVYRIGFNPLFARVFKGERIDR
- a CDS encoding RHE_PE00001 family protein, whose amino-acid sequence is MRYEIDNTLLKSLLPAFALAEDMLARLDERVARSPVGAGFAERGHFFDAAGALWVAGELVHVEDLVLHDAHMDSRTPSHELTIAHAVLRARRRIWTADPIWALSGAGLNVLAGAGLEDAGRAPEARLASPEEEKDEGEALLSMELAEIDAVLARSQRLLDTHLGRGSKVEERPKETPGDPLGLFGDDEWDEAQRLSDWRAVIPLAEELPAALGAAILFEAWERTEPLRRQHWLGGLLVSSYLRSRGKVTSHLFSFYAGLKVIRHERRRSRDRATRLLAFLEAMRESAATGLKDMDRLSLARTQMELRFRDRRSNSSLPQLAEFVLSRPMVSSTMVARQLRVTSRGALNLLNEIGIREITGRGRYRAWGII
- a CDS encoding Bax inhibitor-1/YccA family protein, which translates into the protein MNPNNPRYGYGTAAGSQAVFDEGLRQHMLRVYNYMGLGLVITGIVAFIVGSTPALYVPIFQSPLKWVVMLAPLAFVFFFTFRIQTMSASAAQMTFWAFCAVMGLSLASVFLVFTGTSIARTFFIAATMFGATSLYGYATKRDLSRFGSFLIMGLIGVIIASIVNLFLGSSALQFAISVIGIVVFVGLTAWDTQNIKEQFSENHDQESNQKLAVFGALSLYLNFVNIFQLLLNFTGERE
- a CDS encoding sigma-70 family RNA polymerase sigma factor, whose protein sequence is MERTERPFDVIGQLAALRRYARALVRNSDDAEDLVHDALVRAFEKRQSFRRGGNLRTWLLSILHNVHIDRVRQNRSITRRHDKAAVEADQSLPAGQEHAVRLQQVRDAFFDLPEEQREALHLVAIEDLSYQEAAASLGIPVGTLMSRIARARAQLREFEAATPRASHLRLIGRNGNESS
- a CDS encoding anti-sigma factor family protein, with amino-acid sequence MKAVDPIIDADLDAYVDGELDVARRIQVESYLSENPAIAAKVMADLSIKGELRLALAGENAFGRIETRDAARRLERGLSYGRILHSVQRIAAVGILVMAGWVAHTSFGAFTATEVAASVPAPPYVEDAVRAYQTAKLRETMPSQPAAQYNADDIRAATAIAMPELPKDWKVSDVQIFPSEFGPSVEMAIREPDGKRLSLFAVRPGAFAVQPVSHLALDNAEAAYWQIGEVAYALIASDKDLELDRAAEGLARSLY
- the hutH gene encoding histidine ammonia-lyase; this encodes MTIILHPGSVSLKQLEKIYWTGEPAELDPAFDAGINKAAARIAEIAAGNAPVYGINTGFGKLASIKIDSADVATLQRNLILSHCCGVGAPLPENIVRLVMALKLVSLGRGASGVRLELVRLIEAMLDKGVIPVIPEKGSVGASGDLAPLAHLAAVMMGEAEAYFKGERLPGAQALNKAGLTPVVLAAKEGLALINGTQTSTALTLAGLFRAHRAAHAALITGAMSTDAAMGSSAPFHPDIHTLRGHRGQIDTAAALRALLEGSIIRESHIEGDERVQDPYCIRCQPQVDGACLDLLRSVARTLEIESNAVTDNPLVLSDNSVVSGGNFHAEPIAFAADQIALAVCEVGAISQRRVALLVDPALSYGLPAFLAKKPGLNSGLMIAEVTSAALMSENKQMSHPASVDSTPTSANQEDHVSMACHGARRLLQMTENLFGIIGIEALTAAQGVELRAPLATSPELQKAIAAIRNVVPTLEVDRYMAGDLQAVSELVASGALNASVCENILPSLEI